The following proteins are encoded in a genomic region of Struthio camelus isolate bStrCam1 chromosome 3, bStrCam1.hap1, whole genome shotgun sequence:
- the SRF gene encoding serum response factor isoform X2 produces the protein MLPSQAGAGNGAAAAAALARGSALGRAPVPVPRGANGGGAAAGPPGGRLEREALYSGSEGDSESAEEEELGGERRGVKRGLAEAAAAAAGPAAGAAAAAAAAGYSGGGGGAVSGAKPGKKTRGRVKIKMEFIDNKLRRYTTFSKRKTGIMKKAYELSTLTGTQVLLLVASETGHVYTFATRKLQPMITSETGKALIQTCLNSPDSPPRSDPTTDQRMSATGFEETDLTYQVSESDSSGETKDTLKPAFTVTNLPGTTSTIQTAPTTSTSMQVSSGPSFPITNYLAPVSASLSPNAVTSANGTVLKTTGASAVTSGGLMQIPTGFTLMSGGTMAQQVPVQAIQVHQAPQQTSPSSDSSTDLTQTSSSGTVTLPATIMTSSVPTTVGGHMMYPSPHAVMYAPTSGLADGGLAVLNAFSQAPSAMQVSHSQVQDQGGVPQVFLTAPSGTVQIPVSAVQLHQMAVIGQQSSSGSSLTELQVVNLDTSHGTKSD, from the exons ATGTTGCCGAgccaggccggggccgggaacggcgccgccgccgccgccgcgctggcccGCGGCTCGGCCTTGGGCCgggcgccggtgccggtgccgcgtGGGGCgaacggcggcggggcggcggcggggccgcccggcggccgcctggAGCGGGAGGCGCTCTACAGCGGCAGCGAGGGCGACTCGGAGtcggccgaggaggaggagctgggcggcgagcggcgcggcgTGAAGCGCGGcctggccgaggcggcggcggcggcggccgggccggcggcgggagcggcggcggcggcggcggcggccggctacagcggcggcggcggcggggcggtgaGCGGCGCCAAGCCCGGCAAGAAGACGCGCGGCCGGGTGAAGATCAAGATGGAGTTCATCGACAACAAGCTGCGGCGCTACACCACCTTCAGCAAGAGGAAGACGGGCATCATGAAGAAG GCCTATGAGCTTTCCACGCTGACAGGCACCCAAGTCCTGCTGCTGGTGGCCAGCGAGACAGGCCACGTGTACACCTTTGCCACGCGGAAGCTGCAGCCCATGATCACCAGCGAGACGGGGAAAGCGCTGATCCAGACATGTCTCAACTCCCCGGACTCGCCCCCGCGCTCGGACCCCACCACCGACCAGCGCATGAGCGCCACGGGCTTTGAGGAGACTGACCTCACCTACCAGGTGTCTGAGTCGGACAGCAGTGGGGAGACCAAG GACACGCTGAAGCCAGCATTCACCGTCACCAACCTGCCAGGGACAACATCCACCATCCAGACGGCCCCCACCACCTCAACCTCCATGCAGGTCAGCAGCGGCCCCTCGTTTCCTATCACTAATTACCTGGCGCCAGTGTCTGCCAGCCTCAGCCCCAATGCTGTCACCAGTGCCAATGGAACAGTGCTGAAGACTACCGGAGCCAGTGCGGTGACATCTGGGGGCCTCATGCAGATACCTACCGGCTTCACCCTCATGTCAG GTGGTACTATGGCTCAGCAGGTCCCAGTCCAGGCAATCCAGGTgcaccaggcaccgcagcagaCGTCCCCCTCTAGTGACAGCAGCACTGACCTTACCCAGACCTCTTCCAGTGGAACAG TGACCCTCCCAGCAACCATCATGACGTCGTCTGTGCCAACCACTGTGGGTGGCCACATGATGTACCCCAGTCCACATGCGGTGATGTACGCACCCACATCTGGCCTCGCGGACGGTGGACTCGCAGTCCTCAACGCTTTCTCCCAGGCACCTTCGGCAATGCAGGTGTCCCACAGCCAGGTCCAGGATCAGG GTGGTGTCCCCCAAGTGTTCCTGACAGCTCCATCAGGCACTGTTCAGATCCCAGTCTCAGCTGTCCAGCTTCACCAG aTGGCTGTCAtcgggcagcagagcagcagtggcagcagcctgACGGAGCTGCAGGTGGTCAACTTGGACACCTCACATGGCACAAAGAGTGACTGA
- the SRF gene encoding serum response factor isoform X1 — protein MLPSQAGAGNGAAAAAALARGSALGRAPVPVPRGANGGGAAAGPPGGRLEREALYSGSEGDSESAEEEELGGERRGVKRGLAEAAAAAAGPAAGAAAAAAAAGYSGGGGGAVSGAKPGKKTRGRVKIKMEFIDNKLRRYTTFSKRKTGIMKKAYELSTLTGTQVLLLVASETGHVYTFATRKLQPMITSETGKALIQTCLNSPDSPPRSDPTTDQRMSATGFEETDLTYQVSESDSSGETKDTLKPAFTVTNLPGTTSTIQTAPTTSTSMQVSSGPSFPITNYLAPVSASLSPNAVTSANGTVLKTTGASAVTSGGLMQIPTGFTLMSGASLSPGTPTIPLTQLQPHSLALSSQQGQAVAGTAGQLQQAQQTVFRFPTRAGGQIVSLTGGTMAQQVPVQAIQVHQAPQQTSPSSDSSTDLTQTSSSGTVTLPATIMTSSVPTTVGGHMMYPSPHAVMYAPTSGLADGGLAVLNAFSQAPSAMQVSHSQVQDQGGVPQVFLTAPSGTVQIPVSAVQLHQMAVIGQQSSSGSSLTELQVVNLDTSHGTKSD, from the exons ATGTTGCCGAgccaggccggggccgggaacggcgccgccgccgccgccgcgctggcccGCGGCTCGGCCTTGGGCCgggcgccggtgccggtgccgcgtGGGGCgaacggcggcggggcggcggcggggccgcccggcggccgcctggAGCGGGAGGCGCTCTACAGCGGCAGCGAGGGCGACTCGGAGtcggccgaggaggaggagctgggcggcgagcggcgcggcgTGAAGCGCGGcctggccgaggcggcggcggcggcggccgggccggcggcgggagcggcggcggcggcggcggcggccggctacagcggcggcggcggcggggcggtgaGCGGCGCCAAGCCCGGCAAGAAGACGCGCGGCCGGGTGAAGATCAAGATGGAGTTCATCGACAACAAGCTGCGGCGCTACACCACCTTCAGCAAGAGGAAGACGGGCATCATGAAGAAG GCCTATGAGCTTTCCACGCTGACAGGCACCCAAGTCCTGCTGCTGGTGGCCAGCGAGACAGGCCACGTGTACACCTTTGCCACGCGGAAGCTGCAGCCCATGATCACCAGCGAGACGGGGAAAGCGCTGATCCAGACATGTCTCAACTCCCCGGACTCGCCCCCGCGCTCGGACCCCACCACCGACCAGCGCATGAGCGCCACGGGCTTTGAGGAGACTGACCTCACCTACCAGGTGTCTGAGTCGGACAGCAGTGGGGAGACCAAG GACACGCTGAAGCCAGCATTCACCGTCACCAACCTGCCAGGGACAACATCCACCATCCAGACGGCCCCCACCACCTCAACCTCCATGCAGGTCAGCAGCGGCCCCTCGTTTCCTATCACTAATTACCTGGCGCCAGTGTCTGCCAGCCTCAGCCCCAATGCTGTCACCAGTGCCAATGGAACAGTGCTGAAGACTACCGGAGCCAGTGCGGTGACATCTGGGGGCCTCATGCAGATACCTACCGGCTTCACCCTCATGTCAG GTGCTTCCCTTTCTCCGGGGACCCCTACCATTCCTCTCACTCAGTTACAGCCGCACTCCCTGGCTCTTTCCAGTCAGCAGGGCCAGGCGGTCGCGGGTACAGCTGGACAGCTGCAGCAGGCACAGCAGACAGTCTTCCGCTTCCCCACCAGAGCTGGAGGGCAGATCGTGTCGCTGACAG GTGGTACTATGGCTCAGCAGGTCCCAGTCCAGGCAATCCAGGTgcaccaggcaccgcagcagaCGTCCCCCTCTAGTGACAGCAGCACTGACCTTACCCAGACCTCTTCCAGTGGAACAG TGACCCTCCCAGCAACCATCATGACGTCGTCTGTGCCAACCACTGTGGGTGGCCACATGATGTACCCCAGTCCACATGCGGTGATGTACGCACCCACATCTGGCCTCGCGGACGGTGGACTCGCAGTCCTCAACGCTTTCTCCCAGGCACCTTCGGCAATGCAGGTGTCCCACAGCCAGGTCCAGGATCAGG GTGGTGTCCCCCAAGTGTTCCTGACAGCTCCATCAGGCACTGTTCAGATCCCAGTCTCAGCTGTCCAGCTTCACCAG aTGGCTGTCAtcgggcagcagagcagcagtggcagcagcctgACGGAGCTGCAGGTGGTCAACTTGGACACCTCACATGGCACAAAGAGTGACTGA